From the genome of Streptomyces sp. V1I1, one region includes:
- a CDS encoding VCBS repeat-containing protein: protein MRLSKPVVDWTLTLKDPRTGKTVRTRTGGEARHTLSAEWTGVSDDYAQLPNGRYTWTVTARPADGHGAPGVWSGTFQQVYGTPAWRDLDGRDTIGDLITLSKGNPVMSIRPGRSNGTIGGYEGGPALDDRAKIVPMGDLNGDRCNDFLVRRWPGRLYLMDGGCSREPWPEVPDKLVGSSGWNQFDVMVSPGDLTGDGRPDMLARQTTTGDLFLYAANATGGGVRAGVRIGKGWKGLMTVGAGDLNGDGKGDVLTRDASGTLWRYNGTGGGTLTNRVKVGSGWQIYNAVVGIGDLSGDGKADLVARDTAGVLWRYNGTGQGTFTARTKIGTGWQKYAALF, encoded by the coding sequence GTGCGTCTGTCCAAGCCGGTGGTTGACTGGACCCTGACCCTCAAGGACCCCCGCACAGGGAAGACGGTCCGCACGCGGACGGGCGGCGAGGCGAGGCACACTCTCTCTGCTGAATGGACCGGAGTCTCGGACGATTACGCCCAGCTGCCCAACGGCCGTTACACCTGGACCGTGACCGCGAGGCCCGCCGACGGCCATGGTGCCCCCGGAGTCTGGAGCGGCACCTTCCAGCAGGTGTATGGGACGCCGGCGTGGCGTGACCTCGATGGGCGGGACACGATCGGCGACCTGATCACCCTCAGCAAGGGCAACCCGGTCATGTCCATCAGGCCGGGCCGGAGCAACGGAACGATCGGCGGATACGAGGGCGGACCTGCCCTCGACGACCGGGCGAAGATCGTTCCGATGGGCGATCTGAACGGGGACCGGTGCAACGACTTCCTGGTCCGCCGCTGGCCCGGTCGGCTGTACCTGATGGACGGAGGCTGCTCCAGGGAGCCCTGGCCCGAGGTGCCGGACAAGCTGGTCGGCAGCAGCGGCTGGAACCAGTTCGACGTCATGGTCTCCCCGGGGGACCTCACCGGCGACGGCCGCCCCGACATGCTGGCCCGCCAGACGACCACGGGCGATCTCTTCCTGTACGCGGCCAATGCGACCGGCGGCGGTGTGCGCGCGGGCGTCCGCATCGGCAAGGGCTGGAAGGGCCTCATGACTGTGGGCGCAGGCGACCTGAACGGCGACGGCAAGGGAGATGTTCTGACGCGCGATGCCTCCGGGACACTGTGGCGGTACAACGGCACCGGTGGTGGCACCCTCACGAACCGTGTCAAGGTCGGCAGCGGCTGGCAGATCTACAACGCGGTCGTCGGCATCGGTGACCTCAGCGGCGACGGTAAGGCCGATCTGGTGGCTCGTGACACCGCGGGCGTTCTGTGGCGCTACAACGGCACGGGACAGGGCACCTTCACGGCCAGGACGAAGATCGGGACCGGCTGGCAGAAGTACGCCGCGCTGTTCTGA
- a CDS encoding VCBS repeat-containing protein, producing the protein MPPPLPHPPRPCPSGATSAATAGATCSRSRRAGRWPYARARALAASGPACRRPAGRRRRSSSRSAICPGDKCNDLLVRNSSGALTRYDGSCGKAFSPSGPKLALGTGWNIYNTLTSPGDLTGDARADLLARTSAGELYLYADGGAGKLKARVKIGTGRQIYNSVAGVGDITGDGGADVVARDTAGVLWRYNGTGTGTLSARVKIGSGWQTYKALS; encoded by the coding sequence ATGCCACCACCGCTCCCGCACCCCCCGCGCCCCTGCCCAAGTGGCGCGACTTCAGCGGCGACGGCAGGGGCGACCTGCTCGCGCTCACGTCGGGCGGGACGTTGGCCGTATGCACGGGCACGGGCACTGGCGGCCTCGGGACCGGCGTGTCGGCGACCGGCTGGCCGTCGTCGTCGCTCGTCGTCCCGTTCGGCGATCTGTCCGGGGGACAAGTGCAACGACCTCCTCGTACGGAACTCCTCGGGCGCGCTGACGCGGTACGACGGCAGCTGCGGCAAGGCGTTCTCGCCGAGCGGCCCCAAGCTGGCGCTCGGCACCGGCTGGAACATCTACAACACGCTGACCTCGCCCGGCGATCTGACGGGCGACGCTCGGGCCGACCTGCTGGCGCGTACATCGGCCGGTGAGCTGTACCTGTACGCGGACGGTGGCGCGGGCAAGCTGAAGGCCAGGGTGAAGATCGGCACGGGCCGGCAGATCTACAACTCGGTTGCCGGTGTCGGCGACATCACCGGCGACGGCGGGGCGGACGTGGTCGCCCGCGACACGGCCGGTGTGCTGTGGCGCTACAACGGCACGGGTACGGGCACGCTGAGCGCCCGCGTGAAGATCGGCTCCGGCTGGCAGACGTACAAGGCGCTGTCCTAG